TTCGGACACACGCATTCTGCACGTAGAGTTTTAATAAGAGGGGAGGAAGAAAAAAGGTGTTAGAAAAACAGCTGCACACATATATGCTTGTCCATGCCCAGCAGATGGCGGAGGAATGGCTGCAGAGCCGAAATAATGAGGAAGGAAGCATCTATTCCATTGATGCTTCCGGAGAGGTTGAAAGTACGCTTCGGAAGCAGCACGTTAAGTTCACCACAATGATCGCAGATAGTATGTTTGATGAATATGAAACCTCTCCCTGGGTGAAAGAGCTCGCCAGCCAACGAAAAAATGCAGGGGTTCCCCTGATTAAAATCCTCCAAAATTTCAACCGCTGCCGCGAGATTTCCTGGCGATATATCCAGCGGTTTGCCGATGCCCACCCTGAGACCGTCCAAACTTCCCACATCGGGTTATGGAGTTTGAAGTATAACCGTGCTTTTGATCATGTGATTGAAATTTTTACCCACCACTTTCATAAGGCAGATGATTCCGCAAAAGAATATCATCAGAACAGGATTTCACAGATGGGCGTGCCCGTGATCCCC
This genomic stretch from Fictibacillus marinisediminis harbors:
- a CDS encoding STAS domain-containing protein, translated to MLEKQLHTYMLVHAQQMAEEWLQSRNNEEGSIYSIDASGEVESTLRKQHVKFTTMIADSMFDEYETSPWVKELASQRKNAGVPLIKILQNFNRCREISWRYIQRFADAHPETVQTSHIGLWSLKYNRAFDHVIEIFTHHFHKADDSAKEYHQNRISQMGVPVIPITENIGILPLVGEVDTFRATVIQEQALSKASGLKLQYLIIDLSGVYSLDTMVADELFTVIKELALLGITAIITGIRPEIAQTSIQLGLNFSNVLIFGSLKVALAHLLEPKKKVRI